In Kryptolebias marmoratus isolate JLee-2015 linkage group LG11, ASM164957v2, whole genome shotgun sequence, the following proteins share a genomic window:
- the fbxl22 gene encoding F-box and leucine-rich protein 22: protein MHLTQLNQECLLHLFSFLDKDSRRSLSLTCHRLREVFLDPRLWNLLHFSSPCQLRWGNFVLGPSLRHLAICWYSSRVLKVCNIEDWLKSSFQRDICSKHEKLVSSFLAHVCRTCPNLLSLTLSGCAHITDQDVVSVLRSCGRLRRLRLENCVRITDGSLRGVAAHGASLEEVRVDFCRNITQAGLRRCQEARPLLGLSAERSAGMIPDSEPDEKEVLRRPLQKVLQVS, encoded by the exons ATGCATCTCACTCAGCTCAACCAGGAGTGTCTCCTCCACCTTTTCTCCTTCCTGGACAAGGACAGCCGCAGGAGCCTGTCCCTTACCTGCCACCGGCTGCGCGAGGTCTTCCTGGACCCCCGCCTGTGGAATCTGCTCCACTTCAGCTCCCCGTGTCAGCTCAGGTGGGGCAACTTTGTGCTGGGGCCCTCGCTGCGGCACCTGGCCATCTGCTGGTACTCCAGCAGGGTCCTGAAGGTGTGCAACATCGAGGACTGGCTGAAGAGCTCCTTCCAGAGGGACATCTGCAGCAAACACGAGAAGCTGGTCAGCTCCTTCCTGGCTCACGTCTGCCGCAC GTGTCCCAACCTCCTCTCGCTGACGCTGTCCGGCTGCGCGCACATCACCGACCAGGACGTGGTCTCCGTGCTGCGCAGCTGCGGGAGGCTGCGTCGCCTCCGCCTGGAGAACTGCGTCCGCATCACGGACGGCAGCCTGCGGGGCGTGGCGGCCCACGGAGCCAGCCTGGAGGAGGTGAGGGTGGATTTCTGTAGGAACATCACCCAGGCGGGGCTGCGGCGGTGCCAGGAGGCCAGGCCGCTCCTCGGGCTGAGCGCAGAGAGGAGCGCTGGCATGATCCCCGACAGCGAGCCCGACGAGAAGGAGGTGCTCAGGAGGCCGCTGCAGAAAGTCCTGCAGGTGTCCTGA
- the si:dkeyp-73b11.8 gene encoding BPTI/Kunitz domain-containing protein, translating into MKNLLVLGIVLSTLHIVYSQTNPEAFCKEPSDAGPGTNFSFSFFYDPSKDECRPFFYGGEGGNRNRFRNERECIRGCSPNAEYFYPMDVTKACHFKHSRGTCSGNFLRYYYDSARNKCKKFLWTGCFGNGNRFFDSESCNATCAGIHDDSDDPEEDEPNTPIAIICVVLLAVIVVAIIVMVIVLTVQSKKKKGSKKTAKDKHSDPQTEAALQGRGIEMT; encoded by the exons ATGAAGAACCTGCTGGTTTTAGGGATTGTTTTGTCAACACTCCACATCGTCTACTCACAAACAAATCCAGAAG CATTCTGCAAAGAACCCTCTGATGCAGGTCCTGGCACCAActtcagcttttcatttttttatgatccCTCCAAGGATGAATGCAGACCCTTCTTTTACGGAGGCGAGGGAGGAAACCGGAACCGCTTTAGGAATGAAAGAGAGTGCATAAGAGGCTGTTCCCCCAATGCAGAGTATTTTTACCCCATGGATG TAACTAAAGCTTGCCACTTTAAGCATTCCCGTGGTACGTGCAGTGGCAACTTCTTGAGATACTACTACGACTCAGCTCGCAACAAGTGCAAAAAGTTCCTCTGGACCGGATGCTTTGGAAATGGGAACAGATTTTTTGACAGCGAAAGCTGCAACGCCACCTGTGCTGGCATCCATG ATGACAGTGATGACCCTGAAGAGGACGAGCCGAACACTCCTATTG CTATCATCTGTGTGGTTTTACTTGCCGTCATTGTTGTTGCTATAATCGTAATGGTGATCGTCCTCACAGTTCAGTCAAA gAAGAAGAAGGGCTCAAAGAAGACAGCCAAAGACAAACATAGTGACCCCCAGACTGAAGCAGCCCTGCAGGGGAGGGGGATCGAAATGACATAA
- the usp3 gene encoding ubiquitin carboxyl-terminal hydrolase 3 yields MECPHLGSGVGCASGSSRFPNGTPSSWCCNVCRSNKSPWICLTCMMVHCGRYVNGHAKKHFEESQGLGVCQKKGEKQEKDKNPHSVCMDCCNHSVFCYRCDDFVVNDTKLGHVKKVREHLQSLENSVLLGDRQRKRKFQESPAGDGKLLKDNDGVALGATGLRNLGNTCFMNAILQSLSNIEQFSCYFKELPAVALRSGKTAGRRMYHTRSQGDNSVSLVEEFRKTLCSLWQGNQTAFSPDSLFYTIWKIMPSFRGYQQQDAHEFMRYLLDHLHRELQYSRNGASHPVPPQDGGRISNAESKCFINGPASVVTSIFGGVLQNEVNCLICGTESRKFDPFLDLSLDIPSQFRQKRSKDQEPGPTCTLRDCLRSFTDLEELDETELYYCHKCKKRQKSTKKFWIQKLPKVLCLHLKRFHWTAFLRNKVDTYVEFPLKDLDMRGYLLEPENSLPGSCLYDLVAVVVHHGSGVGSGHYTAYGSHEGRWYHFNDSTVTLTSEDTVRKAKAYILFYVERTGQVDVDKIAADSTAANAPNADAAAAATAGVLSEVVSQGNVAADTVATEMASMDGAAAQTDVSAVNEADSASEEAATDRDTSEEALRASEPVAP; encoded by the exons ATGGAGTGCCCTCATCTGGGCTCAGGCGTAGGTTGTGCCTCCGGTTCCTCCAGGTTCCCTAACGGTACACCGTCGTCCTGGTGCTGCAATG tttgCAGGTCTAATAAAAGTCCTTGGATTTGCCTTACCTGTATGATGGTCCACTGTGGGAG ATATGTCAATGGCCATGCAAAGAAACACTTTGAAGAGAGCCAAGGCCTTGGTGTTTGTCAAAAAAAGGGCGAAAAACAGGAGAAGGATAAAAACCCTCATTCTGTCTGCATGGACTGCTGCAACCACAGCGTGTTTTG TTACAGGTGTGATGATTTTGTGGTCAACGACACCAAGCTCGGGCATGTGAAGAAGGTGAGGGAACATCTTCAGAGTTTAGAAAA TTCGGTGCTTCTGGGCGAcagacagaggaaaagaaaattccAGGAAAGCCCGGCTGGAGATGGGAAGCTGCTAAAAGACAAT GATGGGGTGGCTTTAGGTGCAACCGGTCTGAGGAACCTGGGCAACACCTGCTTCATGAACGCCATCCTGCAGTCCCTCAG CAACATCGAGCAGTTCAGCTGCTATTTCAAGGAGCTGCCCGCGGTGGCTCTGCGCAGCGGTAAGACGGCGGGAAGACGGATGTACCACACCCGCAGCCAGGGGGACAACAGTGT TTCTTTGGTGGAGGAGTTCAGGAAAACTCTGTGCTCCCTGTGGCAAGGAAACCAGACCGCCTTCAGTCCCGACTCCTTATTTTACACCATATGGAAAATCATGCCGAGCTTCAG AGGCTATCAGCAGCAGGATGCCCATGAATTCATGCGTTACCTGCTAGACCACCTCCACAGGGAGCTCCAGTACAGTCGCAACGGGGCGTCTCACCCAGTCCCCCCTCAGGACGGAGGCCGAATCTCCAACGCCGAGAGCAAATGTTTCAT AAACGGGCCTGCCAGCGTCGTCACATCTATTTTTGGGGGTGTGCTTCAGAATGAAGTCAACTGCCTTATATGTGGGACCGAATCCCGGAAGTTTGACCCATTTCTTG ATCTGTCTTTAGACATTCCCAGTCAGTTCAGACAAAAGAGAAGTAAGGACCAGGAGCCAGGTCCTACGTGCACTTTACGGG actgcTTGCGCAGCTTCACCGACCTGGAAGAACTTGATGAAACAGAGCTGTATTATTGCCATAAATGTAAGAAACGCCAGAAATCAACGAAGAAGTTCTGGATCCAGAAGCTGCCAAAA gttttgtgtttgcatctaAAACGGTTCCACTGGACGGCCTTTCTGCGGAACAAGGTGGATACTTACGTGGAGTTTCCTCTGAAGGACCTGGACATGAGGGGCTACTTGCTTGAG CCAGAGAACTCATTACCAGGAAGTTGCCTGTATGACCTTGTGGCGGTCGTGGTGCATCATGGATCCGG GGTCGGATCGGGGCATTATACAGCATACGGCAGCCATGAGGGCCGCTGGTACCACTTCAATGACAGCACAGTGACTCTGACCAGCGAGGACACGGTGAGGAAGGCCAAGGCCTACATCCTCTTCTACGTGGAGAGGACCGGGCAGGTGGACGTGGACAAGATCGCCGCCGACAGCACGGCTGCAAACGCGCCCAACGCCGACGCGGCGGCAGCGGCCACAGCCGGTGTTTTGTCAGAAGTTGTATCTCAGGGCAACGTTGCCGCGGACACAGTGGCCACAGAAATGGCGTCGATGGATGGCGCAGCCGCACAAACGGATGTCTCTGCTGTAAACGAGGCCGACAGCGCGTCCGAGGAGGCGGCGACAGACAGAGATACCTCAGAGGAAGCTCTCCGAGCTTCAGAACCTGTTGCTCCGTGA